The Styela clava chromosome 10, kaStyClav1.hap1.2, whole genome shotgun sequence genome window below encodes:
- the LOC120337874 gene encoding uncharacterized protein LOC120337874, whose product MAPNNSVFTSWQSLMLVCIIFINLNCTEQCDMKKVDGKRLANFRTRYGCTELYLRNITDGFSHHQINLVKCDRAFHVPWSNRMLLSEFECAKCPKFCHHPSNKTQLNREKYKSEAIRAKRIFDIKGEIQQRQYWWVPLSCRCVAKHHNRNVKIRKHCN is encoded by the exons ATGGCACCAAATAATTCAGTGTTCACTTCCTGGCAGTCGTTGATGCTTGTGTGCATAATTTTCATTAATTTGAATTGTACCGAACAATGTGATATGAA gaAAGTTGACGGAAAAAGACTTGCCAATTTTAGGACACGATATGGATGTACCGAATTATACCTGAGAAATATTACAGATGGGTTTTCGCATCATCAGATTAACTT GGTCAAATGTGATCGAGCTTTTCATGTACCTTGGAGCAATCGGATGTTGTTGAGCGAATTTGAGTGTGCAAAATGTCCCAAATTTTGTCATCACCCATCCAACAAAACGCAATTAAATCGAGAAAAATACAAATCTGAAGCAATCCGGGCGAAAAGAATATTTGACATAAAAGGAGAAATACAACAGAGACAATATTGGTGGGTTCCACTTAGTTGCAG ATGTGTTGCAAAGCATCATAATCGAAATGTGAAAATTCGAAAGCACTGTAATTGA
- the LOC120337499 gene encoding lysosome membrane protein 2-like, with protein sequence MDKKQNQTIKDFCKEDYILMYLTCTLGILITTIGTLCATYNIPQWFVNSKFESSLKIATDSPIYAAWIDPPVPIYMKFYVFDVLNGDKIVKGEKPHLREKGPYVYRMQVPKFNVSFHSNGSVSFFNNHTLYFERGMSSGSENDVVNTLNVPLASMGSMVTDLPPFVSYFGMMQRMVTMAGGSKLFSPRTIKEIIWGYQDPIFTMLNNLQLFTGEKVEPIFGFFHKFNNSDDGSYLVHTGVKNYKQVHQIIKWKGEKYLKFWSTKYANMINGTDGSFLGPDITTKDTPYMYFPQMCRSMKLEYEQESEIKGIKTMQFHLSDDFLANSTINPNNADFCVPPGNCYDSGVLNVQSSMGGAPGFVSLPHFYNAAEKYQKAFDGLNPQKDEHDSIFHVEPKSGAVLKGDRKLQINILLKSSQYFEQLKRVRELIFPVVWLGGAAEVDDATASELRSVMSIVKFMGVVSYLIIASGISILLGFFLCLASMWHRGKLTCLKSFKNRKIKQNNVEINRNEIAL encoded by the exons ATGGACAAGAAACAAAATCAAACGATCAAAGATTTTTGCAAAGAAGATTACATTTTAATGT ATCTGACATGCACCCTCGGGATACTGATAACAACGATAGGAACTCTATGCGCAACGTACAATATACCACAATGGTTTGTGAACTCGAAATTCGAAAGCAGCTTGAAGATAGCGACGGATTCACCAATTTATGCGGCGTGGATTGACCCACCCGTCCCGATCTACATGAAATTTTATGTATTTGATGTTCTTAACGGAGACAAAATTGTAAAGGGTGAAAAGCCACATTTGCGAGAGAAAGGACCCTATGTTTATAGAATGCAGGTCCCAAAATTTAACGTTTCATTTCATTCAAACGGATCCgtttcatttttcaataatcACACGCTATATTTTGAGCGGGGCATGTCCAGCGGTTCAGAAAATGACGTTGTTAACACTTTAAACGTTCCCCTAGCATCTATGGGAAGTATGGTTACAGACTTGCCTCCATTTGTATCATATTTTGGTATGATGCAGAGAATGGTTACCATGGCGGGTGGAAGCAAACTGTTCAGTCCACGAACGATAAAAGAAATTATTTGGGGTTACCAAGATCCCATTTTTACAATGCTTAACAACTTACAACTATTCACTGGTGAGAAGGTAGAGCCAATTTTCGGATTTTTTCACAAGTTCAATAACTCAGACGACGGATCATACCTTGTTCACACCGGagtaaaaaattacaaacaagtTCACCAAATCATAAAATGGAAAGgtgaaaaatatctgaaattttgGTCCACGAAATATGCAAATATGATAAATGGAACTGACGGATCATTTCTTGGTCCAGATATTACAACGAAGGATACGCCGTACATGTATTTTCCGCAAATGTGTCGATCGATGAAGCTTGAATACGAACAAGAATCAGAAATAAAAGGCATAAAAACAATGCAATTTCATCTTTCGGACGATTTTTTAGCAAATTCAACAATAAACCCAAACAACGCTGATTTTTGCGTTCCTCCGGGAAATTGTTACGATTCGGGAGTCCTAAACGTGCAGTCAAGTATGGGGGGCGCACCTGGGTTTGTTTCCCTCCCTCATTTCTATAACGCGgcagaaaaatatcaaaaagcaTTTGATGGTTTAAATCCACAAAAAGATGAACACGACTCTATATTTCACGTGGAGCCAAAAAGTGGAGCTGTACTGAAAGGCGATAGAAAATTACAGATAAACATTTTGCTGAAATCTTCTCAGTATTTTGAACAACTTAAACGAGTGAGAGAATTAATATTTCCTGTGGTATGGCTCGGTGGAGCAGCGGAGGTGGATGATGCGACTGCTAGTGAATTGAGATCAGTTATGAGTATAGTTAAATTCATGGGAGTTGTATCGTACCTTATAATAGCTTCAGGGATTTCAATACTACTAGGTTTTTTCCTGTGTTTAGCAAGCATGTGGCATCGTGGTAAACTCACATGtttaaaatcttttaaaaatagaaaaatcaaaCAGAATAATGTGGAAATTAACAGAAATGAAATAGCATTGTGA